From the genome of Yersinia enterocolitica, one region includes:
- a CDS encoding NADPH-dependent assimilatory sulfite reductase hemoprotein subunit, producing the protein MNEKHPGPLVVTGKLSDGERMKSESNFLRGTIAKDLNDGLTGGFNGDNFLLIRFHGMYQQDDRDIRAERAEQKLEPRHAMMLRCRLPGGIITPQQWLGIDKFAADNTLYGSIRITNRQTFQFHGILKGNVKPAHQLLNQLGLDALATANDVNRNVLCTSNPVESVLHQEAYEWAKKISEHLLPRTRAYAEIWLDAEKVATTDEEPILGATYLPRKFKTTVVIPPQNDVDLHANDLNFVAVADKGKLIGFNVLVGGGLSIAHGDKNTYPRKASEFGYIPLQHTLAIAEAVVTTQRDWGNRTDRKNAKTKYTLERVGVETFKAEVEKRAGVSFGAIKPYQFTGRGDRIGWVKGIDKKWHLTLFIENGRLLDYPGRSLKTGVAEIAKIHQGDFRLTANQNLIVAGVPEKDKARIEALAREHGLIDDSVSPQRENSMACVSFPTCPLAMAEAERFLPEFVTRIEGILQQHGLPNEHIVMRVTGCPNGCGRALLAEVGLVGKAVGRYNLHLGGNREGTRIPRMYRENITEDEILSITDQLVGRWAKERHADEGFGDFVIRVGVIAPVIDSARDFYDVQEAV; encoded by the coding sequence ATGAATGAAAAACACCCAGGACCATTAGTCGTTACTGGAAAACTGTCTGATGGCGAACGTATGAAGTCGGAAAGCAATTTCCTGCGTGGGACCATTGCCAAAGACTTGAATGACGGTCTAACGGGTGGTTTCAATGGCGACAACTTCCTGTTAATCCGCTTTCACGGTATGTACCAGCAGGATGACCGTGATATCCGCGCCGAACGCGCCGAGCAGAAGCTGGAACCACGTCATGCCATGATGCTACGTTGCCGCTTGCCGGGGGGGATTATTACCCCACAGCAATGGTTGGGAATTGATAAGTTTGCGGCGGATAACACCTTATACGGCAGTATCCGTATCACCAATCGCCAGACATTCCAGTTCCATGGCATTCTGAAAGGTAATGTTAAACCGGCCCATCAGTTGCTTAATCAATTGGGGCTGGATGCGTTGGCGACGGCAAACGATGTAAACCGTAATGTACTGTGTACGTCGAACCCGGTGGAATCGGTGCTACATCAGGAAGCCTACGAATGGGCGAAAAAGATTTCTGAGCATTTGCTGCCGCGTACTCGCGCTTATGCCGAAATTTGGTTGGATGCGGAAAAAGTGGCGACCACCGATGAGGAGCCGATTCTCGGCGCGACCTATTTACCGCGTAAATTTAAAACCACAGTTGTTATTCCGCCGCAAAATGATGTGGATCTACACGCCAACGATCTCAACTTTGTGGCTGTCGCTGATAAAGGCAAACTGATTGGTTTTAACGTGTTAGTAGGCGGTGGGTTATCCATTGCTCATGGTGATAAGAATACCTATCCCCGTAAAGCGAGTGAATTTGGTTACATTCCGCTGCAACACACGCTGGCTATCGCTGAAGCGGTTGTTACCACGCAGCGGGATTGGGGCAATCGTACTGATCGCAAAAATGCTAAAACCAAATATACGTTGGAGCGAGTAGGGGTAGAAACGTTCAAAGCGGAAGTTGAAAAGCGCGCAGGCGTCAGTTTCGGGGCTATTAAACCTTATCAATTTACTGGTCGTGGCGATCGTATTGGCTGGGTCAAAGGGATCGATAAAAAATGGCATTTAACCCTGTTTATCGAAAATGGCCGTTTGCTAGATTATCCTGGCCGTAGCCTGAAAACCGGTGTGGCAGAAATTGCTAAAATCCATCAGGGTGATTTCCGCTTAACTGCGAATCAGAACCTGATTGTGGCAGGGGTGCCGGAAAAAGATAAAGCCCGTATTGAGGCGCTGGCCCGTGAGCATGGCTTGATAGATGACAGTGTCAGCCCGCAGCGTGAGAACTCCATGGCGTGTGTTTCATTCCCAACCTGCCCATTGGCTATGGCAGAAGCTGAACGCTTCCTGCCAGAGTTTGTTACCCGTATTGAAGGTATTTTGCAGCAACACGGTTTGCCCAATGAACATATTGTGATGCGAGTTACTGGCTGCCCGAACGGCTGTGGCCGTGCTTTACTGGCAGAAGTAGGGCTGGTGGGTAAAGCCGTTGGTCGTTATAACCTGCATCTGGGTGGCAACCGGGAAGGCACTCGGATACCGCGGATGTATCGTGAAAACATCACCGAAGATGAAATTCTGTCAATTACCGATCAGTTGGTTGGGCGCTGGGCAAAAGAGCGCCATGCTGATGAAGGTTTCGGTGACTTTGTGATTCGCGTTGGTGTGATTGCTCCAGTGATTGATTCAGCCCGTGATTTTTATGACGTACAGGAGGCGGTGTGA
- the cysJ gene encoding NADPH-dependent assimilatory sulfite reductase flavoprotein subunit (catalyzes the reduction of sulfite to sulfide in the biosynthesis of L-cysteine from sulfate; a flavoprotein with flavin reductase activity), giving the protein MTTQVPPTSLLPLSPEQLARLQAAVGEFSPTQMAWLSGYFWGMVNQQPGVAATPAAVAPPALTITLISASQTGNARRLAEQLRDDLLAAKLNVNLVNAGDYKFKQIAQERLLIVVASTQGEGEPAEEAVALHKYLFSKKAPKLPETAFAVFGLGDTSYEHFCQAGKDFDSKLAELGAQRLLDRVDADVEYQESAQQWRQQIVAVLQARVPAQSATAAAVTQSGVVDEITSSPYSKTAPLTAQLSVQQKVTGRNSEKDVRHIEIDLADSGLRYQPGDALGVWFDNDPALVDELLALLWLKGDEQVSVDGQNLPLAQALRSHFELTQNTTLIVDKYAALSRDEKLIALLADKPALQQYAKNTPIVDMVRQAPSDLNADQLIALLRPLTPRLYSIASSQAETENEVHITVGVVRYDIDGRPRTGGASGYLADRLEVEGDIRVFIEHNDNFRLPANPETPVIMIGPGTGIAPFRAFMQQREADGASGKNWLFFGNPHFTEDFLYQVEWQRYVKDGLLTRIDLAWSRDQAHKIYVQDKLRAQGAELWNWIQQGAHIYVCGDANRMAKDVEQVLLDVVALHGAMDTEQADEYLSELRLARRYQRDVY; this is encoded by the coding sequence ATGACGACTCAGGTTCCTCCTACTTCTTTACTTCCGCTATCGCCGGAGCAGTTAGCCCGCTTACAGGCGGCGGTTGGTGAGTTTTCCCCAACCCAAATGGCATGGTTGTCCGGTTATTTCTGGGGCATGGTTAATCAACAGCCAGGTGTGGCTGCAACCCCAGCGGCAGTGGCTCCGCCAGCGCTGACGATTACCCTTATTTCTGCCTCTCAGACAGGTAATGCACGCCGCTTGGCGGAACAGCTACGTGATGACCTTCTGGCGGCTAAACTTAATGTCAATTTGGTCAATGCGGGTGATTATAAGTTTAAGCAAATTGCACAAGAACGCCTATTAATTGTCGTTGCCTCCACTCAGGGCGAAGGTGAACCCGCGGAAGAAGCGGTTGCATTGCACAAATACTTATTCTCTAAAAAAGCGCCTAAGTTGCCGGAAACCGCCTTTGCTGTGTTTGGATTAGGGGACACCTCTTACGAGCACTTTTGCCAAGCAGGTAAAGATTTCGACAGCAAATTGGCGGAACTTGGTGCTCAGCGCTTATTGGATCGTGTCGATGCGGATGTGGAATATCAGGAATCGGCACAGCAGTGGCGTCAGCAGATCGTTGCAGTGTTACAGGCTCGGGTGCCGGCACAATCGGCAACTGCGGCGGCGGTAACGCAAAGTGGTGTCGTGGATGAAATAACGTCCAGCCCATACAGCAAAACGGCACCACTGACCGCGCAATTATCGGTACAGCAGAAAGTGACAGGCCGTAACTCCGAAAAAGATGTCCGCCACATTGAAATAGATTTAGCCGATTCAGGTCTGCGTTACCAACCCGGTGATGCACTGGGGGTCTGGTTTGATAATGACCCGGCCCTGGTAGACGAGCTACTCGCTCTGTTGTGGCTTAAAGGCGACGAACAGGTCAGTGTCGACGGGCAGAATCTGCCACTGGCACAGGCATTGCGCAGCCATTTTGAACTGACACAAAATACGACGCTGATCGTTGATAAGTATGCGGCACTTTCCCGTGATGAGAAGCTGATTGCGCTGCTGGCAGATAAACCGGCGCTGCAACAATATGCCAAAAATACCCCGATCGTTGATATGGTTAGACAGGCCCCGTCTGATCTCAATGCTGATCAGTTGATTGCGCTGTTACGGCCACTGACGCCGCGTTTGTACTCCATTGCTTCCTCACAGGCTGAGACTGAAAACGAAGTACATATCACTGTGGGTGTGGTGCGCTATGACATTGATGGGCGACCACGTACTGGAGGGGCGTCAGGGTATTTGGCTGATCGGCTGGAAGTGGAGGGTGATATTCGTGTCTTTATCGAACATAACGATAACTTCCGCCTGCCTGCTAACCCGGAAACGCCAGTTATCATGATTGGCCCCGGTACCGGTATTGCACCTTTCCGCGCCTTTATGCAACAGCGTGAGGCCGATGGTGCGAGTGGCAAGAATTGGTTGTTCTTTGGCAACCCTCATTTCACCGAGGATTTCCTCTATCAGGTTGAATGGCAGCGCTATGTTAAAGACGGCTTGCTGACCCGCATTGATCTGGCTTGGTCGCGCGATCAGGCCCATAAAATATACGTACAAGACAAACTGCGTGCACAGGGCGCAGAACTGTGGAACTGGATACAACAAGGTGCCCACATTTACGTCTGTGGCGATGCTAACCGCATGGCCAAAGACGTTGAGCAGGTTTTACTGGACGTGGTGGCTCTGCACGGTGCAATGGATACCGAGCAGGCTGATGAATATTTAAGTGAGCTGCGCCTGGCGCGCCGTTATCAGCGGGATGTGTACTGA
- the queD gene encoding 6-carboxytetrahydropterin synthase QueD, with protein sequence MSTTLFKDFQFEAAHRLPHVAEGHKCGRLHGHSFMVRIEVTGEVDDHSGWVMDFADLKAAFKPIWERLDHYYLNDIPGLENPTSEVLASWIWQQLKPQLPELSAVMVKETCSAGCVYRGE encoded by the coding sequence ATGAGCACCACCCTATTTAAAGATTTTCAATTTGAAGCCGCTCACCGACTGCCCCATGTTGCGGAAGGTCATAAGTGTGGCCGTTTGCACGGTCATTCATTTATGGTCCGTATCGAGGTTACCGGTGAAGTCGATGATCACTCCGGCTGGGTGATGGATTTTGCTGATCTGAAAGCAGCATTTAAACCTATTTGGGAACGACTGGATCACTACTATCTGAATGATATTCCTGGTTTGGAAAACCCGACCAGTGAAGTGCTGGCCAGTTGGATTTGGCAACAGCTTAAACCGCAGCTACCAGAACTGAGCGCAGTAATGGTGAAAGAGACCTGTTCTGCGGGCTGCGTTTATCGCGGCGAATAA
- a CDS encoding 7-carboxy-7-deazaguanine synthase QueE produces MLYPINEMFQTLQGEGYFTGVPAIFVRLQGCPVGCSWCDTKHTWEKEADREVDMQRIMVKTAESDAWGEASAQQLLDIFSQQGYTARHVVITGGEPAIYDLFPLTSLLEQAGYSCQIETSGTHDVRCSATTWVTVSPKVNMRSGLKVLPQALQRADEIKHPVGRMRDIEALEALLATLDDDKKRIIALQPISQKDDATKLCIEICIAKNWRLSMQTHKYLNIA; encoded by the coding sequence ATGCTGTACCCGATTAATGAGATGTTCCAAACCTTGCAAGGCGAGGGTTACTTCACCGGTGTACCGGCGATCTTTGTGCGTTTGCAGGGCTGCCCGGTAGGTTGTAGCTGGTGCGATACCAAACACACTTGGGAAAAGGAAGCCGATCGGGAAGTCGATATGCAGCGCATTATGGTTAAAACCGCAGAAAGTGATGCCTGGGGGGAGGCCAGCGCACAGCAGCTATTAGATATTTTCTCTCAGCAGGGATATACCGCACGCCACGTTGTCATCACTGGTGGAGAACCCGCTATTTACGACTTGTTCCCCTTAACCTCATTGTTGGAGCAGGCCGGTTATAGCTGCCAGATTGAAACCAGCGGCACGCATGATGTGCGGTGTTCAGCGACGACCTGGGTGACGGTTTCGCCAAAAGTGAATATGCGCAGTGGCCTGAAAGTATTGCCTCAGGCATTGCAACGCGCCGATGAAATCAAACATCCGGTTGGCCGCATGCGTGATATCGAGGCATTAGAGGCACTGCTTGCCACGCTGGATGACGACAAAAAGCGGATTATTGCGCTACAACCCATCAGCCAGAAAGACGACGCCACTAAGCTCTGTATCGAAATTTGTATTGCCAAGAATTGGCGGTTGTCGATGCAGACGCATAAGTATTTAAATATCGCTTAA
- a CDS encoding superoxide dismutase [Cu-Zn] SodC1 encodes MKLKYLMLPAMLFTSSVLAAGVTVTMNEALPEGNGKALGTVTVTETPYGLLFTPNLTGLVAGIHGFHLHENPSCAPGQKDGKPVPALAAGGHFDPQKTAVHLGPYNDKGHLGDLPGLVVNADGSATYQVLAPRLKSLSELKQHALMIHAGGDNYADHPMPLGGGGARMACGVIE; translated from the coding sequence ATGAAACTGAAATACTTAATGTTGCCAGCGATGCTTTTTACCAGCAGTGTGCTGGCTGCAGGCGTTACTGTGACCATGAACGAAGCACTCCCTGAAGGTAATGGTAAAGCTCTGGGCACGGTGACAGTGACTGAAACACCTTATGGTTTATTGTTCACGCCCAATTTGACCGGGCTGGTGGCGGGGATTCATGGATTCCATCTGCATGAAAACCCAAGTTGTGCACCAGGGCAGAAAGACGGCAAACCCGTGCCAGCCCTTGCTGCTGGCGGCCATTTTGATCCACAAAAAACTGCCGTACACCTTGGCCCTTATAATGACAAAGGGCATCTGGGGGATTTGCCGGGACTGGTTGTGAATGCTGATGGCAGCGCGACTTATCAGGTATTGGCTCCACGGCTGAAATCACTCTCTGAACTGAAGCAGCATGCCCTGATGATCCATGCCGGTGGCGACAACTATGCCGATCATCCAATGCCGTTAGGCGGTGGTGGTGCGCGCATGGCTTGTGGCGTGATTGAGTAA
- a CDS encoding phosphopyruvate hydratase translates to MSKIVKVIGREIIDSRGNPTVEAEVHLEGGFVGLAAAPSGASTGSREALELRDGDKSRFLGKGVLKAVAAVNGPIAQAVMGKDAKDQANIDKIMIDLDGTENKSQFGANAILAVSLAAAKAAAASKGMPLYEHIAELNGTPGKFSMPLPMMNIINGGEHADNNVDIQEFMIQPVGAKTLKEAVRIGSEVFHTLAKVLKSKGMSTAVGDEGGYAPNLGSNAEALAVIAEAVKQAGYVLGKDVTLAMDCAASEFYKDGKYVLAGEGNKAFTSEEFTHFLEDLTKQYPIVSIEDGLDESDWAGFKYQTEVLGDKIQLVGDDLFVTNTKILKEGIEKGVANSILIKFNQIGSLTETLAAIKMAKDAGYTAVISHRSGETEDATIADLAVGTAAGQIKTGSMSRSDRVAKYNQLIRIEEALGDRAPFNGLKEVKGQ, encoded by the coding sequence ATGTCCAAAATCGTTAAAGTCATCGGTCGCGAAATCATCGACTCCCGTGGTAACCCAACTGTAGAAGCTGAAGTTCATCTGGAAGGCGGTTTTGTTGGTTTGGCTGCGGCACCATCAGGTGCTTCTACCGGTTCCCGTGAAGCACTGGAACTGCGTGACGGTGACAAATCCCGTTTCCTGGGCAAAGGCGTTCTGAAAGCCGTTGCAGCAGTAAATGGCCCAATTGCTCAGGCAGTTATGGGTAAAGATGCTAAAGACCAGGCTAACATCGATAAAATCATGATCGATCTGGATGGTACTGAGAACAAATCCCAGTTTGGTGCTAACGCCATCCTGGCTGTTTCTCTGGCAGCAGCGAAAGCAGCAGCAGCGTCTAAAGGCATGCCTTTGTACGAGCACATTGCTGAACTGAACGGCACCCCAGGCAAATTCTCTATGCCACTGCCTATGATGAACATCATCAACGGCGGCGAACATGCTGATAACAACGTTGATATTCAAGAGTTTATGATTCAGCCAGTAGGCGCGAAAACTCTGAAAGAAGCGGTTCGCATCGGTTCAGAAGTGTTCCATACTTTGGCTAAAGTTCTGAAGTCTAAAGGCATGAGCACTGCGGTAGGCGACGAAGGCGGTTATGCACCAAATCTGGGTTCTAACGCCGAAGCACTGGCTGTTATCGCTGAAGCGGTAAAACAAGCAGGCTACGTGTTGGGCAAAGACGTTACTCTGGCTATGGACTGTGCGGCATCTGAGTTCTACAAAGATGGCAAATATGTTCTGGCTGGTGAAGGCAATAAAGCGTTCACTTCTGAAGAGTTCACTCACTTCCTGGAAGACCTGACCAAACAGTACCCAATCGTCTCCATCGAAGATGGCTTGGACGAATCTGACTGGGCTGGCTTCAAATACCAGACCGAAGTTCTGGGCGACAAAATTCAGCTGGTTGGTGACGACCTGTTTGTAACCAACACCAAGATCCTGAAAGAAGGTATCGAGAAAGGTGTTGCTAACTCTATCTTGATCAAATTCAACCAGATCGGTTCTCTGACCGAAACTCTGGCTGCTATCAAGATGGCGAAAGATGCAGGTTACACCGCGGTTATCTCTCACCGTTCAGGCGAAACCGAAGATGCTACCATTGCCGACCTGGCAGTAGGTACCGCAGCAGGCCAAATCAAAACTGGTTCAATGAGCCGTTCTGACCGTGTTGCTAAATACAACCAGCTTATTCGGATTGAGGAAGCGCTGGGTGACCGCGCACCATTCAACGGTCTGAAAGAAGTGAAAGGCCAGTAA
- the pyrG gene encoding CTP synthase (glutamine hydrolyzing) (CTP synthase; cytidine triphosphate synthetase; catalyzes the ATP-dependent amination of UTP to CTP with either L-glutamine or ammonia as the source of nitrogen; in Escherichia coli this enzyme forms a homotetramer) — MTTNYIFVTGGVVSSLGKGIAAASLAAILEARGLNVTIMKLDPYINVDPGTMSPTQHGEVFVTEDGAETDLDLGHYERFIRTKMTRRNNFTTGRIYSEVLRKERRGDYLGATIQVIPHITNAIKERIIEGGEGHDVVLVEIGGTVGDIESLPFLEAIRQMAVDVGREHTLYMHLTLVPYLAAAGEVKTKPTQHSVKELLSIGIQPDVLICRSDRAVPANERAKIALFCNVPEKAVISLKDVDSIYKIPGLLKSQGLDDYICKRFSLTCPEANLAEWEQVLYEESNPGGEVTIGMIGKYVELPDAYKSVIEALKHGGLKNRLTVNIKLIDSQDVETRGEEMLKGLDAILIPGGFGYRGVEGKVLAARYAREHNIPYLGICLGMQVALMEFARNVAGMENANSTEFVPDCKYPVVALITEWRDEDGNVEVRTEESDLGGTMRVGGQQCHLTEGSLVRQMYGEPTIVERHRHRYEVNNMLLKQIESAGLRVAGRSADNKLVEIIELPNHPWFVACQFHPEFTSTPRDGHPLFAGFVKAAGDYQKRQVK; from the coding sequence ATGACAACTAATTATATTTTTGTGACCGGCGGGGTCGTATCCTCTCTGGGTAAAGGCATTGCCGCAGCCTCTCTGGCGGCTATACTTGAAGCCCGTGGCCTCAACGTTACCATCATGAAACTGGACCCGTACATCAACGTGGATCCGGGCACCATGAGCCCGACTCAACACGGGGAAGTTTTCGTCACCGAAGATGGTGCTGAAACCGATCTGGATTTAGGGCATTACGAGCGTTTCATTCGCACCAAAATGACCCGTCGTAACAACTTCACCACTGGCCGTATCTATTCTGAAGTTCTGCGTAAAGAACGCCGTGGCGACTATCTGGGTGCGACTATCCAGGTTATCCCTCATATTACCAATGCTATCAAAGAGCGCATCATCGAAGGCGGCGAAGGCCACGATGTGGTTTTGGTTGAAATTGGTGGCACCGTGGGCGATATCGAATCCTTGCCATTCCTGGAAGCTATTCGCCAGATGGCAGTTGATGTTGGCCGCGAGCACACGCTTTATATGCATCTGACGTTGGTTCCTTACCTGGCAGCTGCCGGTGAAGTGAAAACTAAGCCAACGCAACATTCGGTAAAAGAGCTACTTTCCATAGGTATTCAGCCAGATGTGCTGATATGCCGTTCTGATCGCGCAGTTCCTGCTAATGAACGGGCCAAAATTGCCTTGTTCTGTAATGTGCCAGAAAAAGCGGTTATCTCCCTAAAAGATGTTGATTCCATTTATAAAATCCCAGGGCTATTGAAATCACAGGGCCTTGACGATTATATTTGTAAACGATTCAGCTTAACTTGTCCTGAAGCAAATCTTGCTGAATGGGAACAGGTATTATACGAAGAGTCGAATCCAGGTGGCGAAGTGACCATCGGGATGATCGGTAAATACGTAGAATTGCCGGATGCTTATAAATCTGTGATTGAAGCACTCAAACACGGTGGGCTGAAAAATCGCCTGACTGTGAACATCAAGCTGATTGATTCGCAAGATGTTGAGACACGCGGCGAAGAGATGCTGAAAGGACTGGATGCTATTCTGATCCCCGGTGGCTTTGGTTACCGTGGTGTGGAAGGCAAGGTTCTGGCAGCGCGTTATGCCCGTGAACACAATATTCCTTATCTGGGTATTTGCCTGGGTATGCAAGTTGCACTGATGGAGTTTGCCCGCAACGTAGCGGGGATGGAAAACGCAAACTCCACCGAATTTGTGCCAGACTGTAAGTATCCGGTGGTTGCATTAATCACCGAATGGCGTGATGAAGACGGCAACGTTGAAGTACGCACGGAAGAGAGCGATTTGGGCGGTACCATGCGGGTGGGTGGGCAACAATGTCACCTGACCGAAGGTAGCCTGGTACGTCAGATGTATGGCGAACCTACCATCGTTGAGCGCCATCGTCATCGCTATGAAGTAAACAACATGTTGTTGAAGCAGATTGAATCCGCCGGGTTACGTGTAGCAGGGCGTTCTGCGGATAACAAACTGGTGGAAATTATTGAGTTACCAAACCACCCGTGGTTTGTAGCTTGTCAGTTCCATCCAGAATTTACTTCGACGCCACGTGATGGTCACCCGTTGTTCGCCGGCTTTGTTAAAGCGGCTGGTGATTATCAGAAGCGCCAGGTGAAATAA
- a CDS encoding nucleoside triphosphate pyrophosphohydrolase: MTQPVTTPDITALALQRLLDIMRTLRDPEHGCPWDRKQTFDTIAPYTLEETYEVLDAIQRKDFDDLRDELGDLLFQVVFYAQMGQEQGLFAFDDVCHAISDKLERRHPHVFPNAALNATDVAIGSEAALAGWESRKAEERAEKALYSALDDIPDALPALMKAHKIQKRCAVVGFDWDTLGPVLDKVYEEIDEVMFEARQAVVDEEKLGEEIGDLLFATVNLSRHLGHKAENALQAANRKFERRFRQVEQIVMASGKSMESATLEEMEAAWQQVKKQETEI, encoded by the coding sequence ATGACCCAGCCAGTAACTACCCCTGATATCACCGCCTTAGCTCTGCAACGTTTGTTGGATATTATGCGTACCTTGCGTGACCCGGAGCACGGCTGTCCGTGGGATCGTAAACAGACGTTTGACACCATCGCTCCCTATACATTAGAAGAAACCTATGAGGTGCTTGACGCGATTCAGCGCAAGGATTTTGATGATTTACGTGATGAACTGGGCGATTTGCTGTTTCAGGTGGTGTTTTATGCCCAAATGGGGCAGGAACAGGGGTTGTTTGCGTTTGATGATGTTTGTCATGCCATCAGCGACAAACTGGAGCGTCGTCACCCGCATGTATTCCCTAATGCTGCGCTAAACGCCACTGACGTAGCGATTGGCAGTGAAGCGGCGCTGGCGGGTTGGGAATCGCGTAAAGCCGAGGAAAGAGCGGAGAAAGCCCTGTATTCGGCACTGGATGATATTCCCGATGCACTACCAGCATTGATGAAAGCCCATAAAATCCAAAAGCGCTGCGCAGTGGTTGGTTTTGATTGGGACACACTTGGTCCGGTTTTGGACAAAGTCTATGAAGAGATCGATGAAGTGATGTTCGAAGCTCGCCAAGCGGTGGTGGATGAAGAAAAACTGGGGGAAGAAATTGGCGATTTGCTGTTTGCTACGGTTAACTTATCTCGTCATTTAGGCCATAAAGCTGAAAATGCCTTACAGGCAGCTAACCGCAAGTTTGAACGTCGTTTTCGTCAGGTAGAACAAATAGTTATGGCATCAGGGAAGAGCATGGAGAGCGCGACGCTGGAAGAAATGGAAGCCGCCTGGCAGCAAGTTAAAAAGCAAGAAACTGAAATTTAA